Proteins encoded within one genomic window of Flavobacteriales bacterium:
- a CDS encoding alanine:cation symporter family protein, producing the protein MNRIAAVLGLFLFTPISFFAQEQAQEMGLDERINEWFTPISNAWQSIVLFTVPVFGHEIPFVVILLVCGAAFFTVYFSFINIRRFPLSINVVRGKYDDLDHHSADERAQVNIADGDVARTIKDESQDGEVSHFQALATAVSGTVGLGNIAGVALAIALGGPGATFWMIICGLLGMSTKFVECTLGVRYRDMDATGKVFGGPMYYLSKGLKERGFTGTGKVLAGLFAFLCIGASFGGGNAAQSNQAALQIASLLGMDAGNSGTLIGIGLAVVVGIVIIGGIKRIASVTEKVVPFMALIYAMACLFIIFSNFSFIDDAFAMIFTEAFSPQAGIGGLAGVLIVGFQRAAFSNEAGAGSASIAHSAVKTKYPASEGLVALLEPFIDTVVICTMTALVIIMYNMGGHFEYGVGQVVIDGQAVEGATLTSLAFADSISWFPYLLTIAIILFAISTMISWSYYGLQSWMYLFGRSKTADLCYKILFLTFIVIGAAANMSAVWGFSDAMILALVFPNMIGLFFLFPKVREELGKYLSAIRKKDD; encoded by the coding sequence ATGAATAGAATTGCAGCTGTACTAGGGCTATTCCTATTTACTCCTATTTCATTTTTTGCACAGGAACAGGCTCAGGAAATGGGTCTCGATGAGCGTATCAATGAATGGTTCACACCGATCTCTAATGCTTGGCAGTCCATCGTACTTTTCACGGTCCCGGTTTTTGGGCATGAGATTCCTTTTGTAGTGATCCTGCTGGTCTGCGGTGCGGCCTTCTTCACAGTGTATTTCTCATTTATCAATATCCGTAGGTTCCCATTGTCCATCAATGTGGTCAGAGGGAAGTACGATGACCTCGATCATCATTCGGCTGATGAGCGTGCGCAGGTCAACATCGCTGATGGAGATGTCGCGCGCACGATAAAGGATGAATCCCAAGATGGGGAGGTAAGCCATTTCCAAGCCTTGGCTACAGCCGTATCAGGTACGGTAGGTCTAGGAAATATTGCGGGTGTAGCATTGGCCATCGCCCTAGGAGGTCCAGGTGCCACCTTCTGGATGATCATATGTGGGCTACTCGGTATGAGTACCAAGTTCGTGGAATGTACACTCGGGGTCCGCTACCGGGATATGGATGCAACAGGTAAAGTCTTCGGAGGACCGATGTACTATCTGTCCAAAGGATTGAAAGAGCGCGGATTCACAGGCACAGGCAAGGTGCTTGCAGGTCTCTTCGCCTTCCTATGTATCGGAGCCAGTTTCGGTGGAGGAAATGCTGCCCAGTCCAATCAGGCGGCCCTACAGATCGCTTCCTTGCTTGGAATGGACGCGGGGAATAGCGGAACACTGATCGGAATAGGTCTAGCCGTTGTGGTAGGAATCGTCATCATAGGAGGTATCAAGCGTATCGCCAGTGTGACGGAAAAGGTGGTCCCATTCATGGCACTGATCTATGCCATGGCCTGTCTGTTCATCATCTTCTCGAATTTCTCATTCATCGATGATGCATTTGCGATGATATTTACCGAGGCGTTCTCCCCACAAGCTGGGATCGGTGGTCTGGCCGGTGTCCTTATCGTAGGATTCCAGCGAGCTGCATTCTCCAATGAGGCGGGAGCAGGATCAGCATCCATTGCACACTCTGCCGTGAAGACCAAGTACCCTGCGTCAGAAGGTCTGGTTGCCCTCCTTGAGCCATTTATCGACACGGTGGTCATTTGTACCATGACTGCGCTGGTCATCATCATGTACAATATGGGTGGCCATTTCGAGTATGGAGTGGGTCAGGTCGTGATCGATGGTCAGGCCGTAGAAGGTGCAACGCTCACATCTCTTGCCTTTGCTGATTCTATCTCTTGGTTCCCGTACCTCTTGACCATTGCCATCATTCTGTTTGCCATCTCTACCATGATCTCATGGAGCTACTACGGACTGCAATCATGGATGTATCTTTTCGGTAGAAGTAAAACTGCTGATCTGTGCTATAAGATCCTCTTCCTGACTTTCATCGTGATCGGTGCTGCAGCTAATATGAGTGCGGTATGGGGGTTCTCTGATGCCATGATCCTGGCCTTGGTATTCCCGAATATGATCGGTCTCTTCTTTCTATTTCCGAAGGTCCGAGAGGAGTTGGGTAAATATCTAAGTGCCATCCGGAAGAAAGACGACTGA